One genomic region from Nocardia vinacea encodes:
- a CDS encoding serine/threonine protein phosphatase: protein MQTTASIAIVRPEPVRLGGITPGVVSTRGRRSLNADAFATYTDPTVGRTAFVVADGVGDNLPAARAARTAASVAARIGAGNGALAGVVAAQQELLREFPEEQADSVLVIAVLPAADQPDGPCDIAWVGDCRAYRWNGRVLHQITTDHTVAEFMRARGVRPANRMDHLVTTSIRTASPDVIGRAATGSSRGRLLLSTDGVHKRLDMVEIKSILVAGKTAANTAETLVDNALQAGSTDNATALVVDCR, encoded by the coding sequence TTGCAGACAACCGCTTCGATCGCCATCGTCCGCCCGGAGCCGGTAAGGCTCGGCGGTATCACGCCCGGTGTGGTGAGCACCCGTGGGCGGCGTTCGCTCAATGCCGACGCCTTCGCCACCTACACCGACCCCACCGTCGGGCGGACCGCATTCGTTGTCGCCGACGGGGTCGGCGACAACCTGCCTGCGGCCAGGGCAGCGAGGACCGCGGCCTCGGTCGCCGCGCGGATCGGTGCGGGCAACGGCGCGCTGGCCGGCGTGGTCGCGGCCCAGCAGGAGTTGCTGCGTGAATTCCCGGAAGAGCAGGCCGACAGTGTGCTCGTGATCGCCGTGCTGCCCGCCGCCGATCAGCCCGACGGGCCCTGCGATATCGCCTGGGTCGGGGACTGTCGCGCCTACCGCTGGAACGGCCGGGTGCTGCACCAGATCACCACCGACCACACCGTCGCGGAGTTCATGCGCGCCAGGGGGGTTCGCCCGGCGAACCGCATGGACCACCTCGTCACCACCTCCATCCGCACCGCGAGTCCGGATGTCATCGGTCGCGCCGCCACCGGATCGAGCCGGGGCCGACTGCTGCTGAGCACCGACGGCGTGCACAAGCGGCTCGATATGGTCGAGATCAAGTCGATACTCGTCGCGGGGAAAACCGCGGCCAACACCGCGGAAACCTTGGTGGACAACGCGTTACAGGCCGGTAGCACCGATAATGCGACGGCACTCGTCGTGGACTGCCGCTAA
- a CDS encoding quinone oxidoreductase family protein — MRAIQIGELGGPEVLQEVELDAPEPGPGEVAIDVEYVGVNFADLQARSVGYRVRDLPFVPGLELSGRVRSIGADVDGFTVGQSVAAITDGGAYAEVAVVTAATVFAVPDGVDLRTAATLPTVLPTAYALINTVGKLQPGETVLVQAAAGGVGTVVGQVAKLAGASAVYGVVSSEGKAEYARKLGYDDAFLAETFETDVREATGGRGVDIVLDPVGGQTLRRGLESLALFGRLISYGNASGEPGWQIGQPELYPRGLSISGFSILGLTADASQVLREIADRAFRLVTTRQVELPITAEFPLSEVAEAHRLMASRASTGKLVLVVNG; from the coding sequence ATGCGGGCGATTCAGATCGGTGAACTGGGCGGACCCGAGGTGTTGCAGGAGGTGGAGCTCGATGCTCCGGAGCCGGGGCCAGGTGAGGTCGCGATCGATGTCGAATATGTCGGGGTGAACTTCGCCGACCTGCAGGCGCGTTCGGTGGGGTATCGGGTCCGGGATCTGCCGTTCGTGCCGGGACTCGAGCTGTCGGGCCGGGTGCGCTCGATCGGCGCCGATGTCGACGGATTCACGGTAGGACAGTCGGTGGCGGCGATTACCGATGGCGGCGCCTACGCCGAGGTCGCCGTGGTGACTGCCGCGACGGTATTCGCGGTGCCCGATGGTGTCGATTTGCGAACGGCCGCAACGCTTCCCACGGTTCTGCCGACCGCTTATGCACTGATCAACACCGTCGGCAAGCTGCAGCCGGGGGAGACCGTGCTGGTGCAGGCCGCGGCGGGCGGGGTGGGCACCGTGGTGGGGCAGGTGGCCAAGTTGGCGGGGGCCAGCGCGGTGTACGGCGTGGTCTCCAGCGAGGGCAAGGCGGAGTACGCGCGCAAACTCGGTTATGACGACGCCTTCCTCGCCGAGACCTTCGAGACCGATGTCCGGGAGGCGACCGGTGGTCGCGGCGTCGATATCGTGCTGGACCCGGTCGGCGGGCAGACCTTGCGGCGCGGTCTCGAATCGCTGGCGCTGTTCGGCCGGTTGATCTCCTACGGCAATGCCAGTGGTGAGCCGGGCTGGCAAATCGGCCAGCCCGAGCTCTACCCGAGGGGTCTGTCGATCTCCGGATTCTCGATTCTCGGTCTCACCGCCGATGCGTCGCAGGTACTGCGCGAGATTGCCGATCGGGCATTCCGGTTGGTCACCACGAGGCAGGTGGAGTTGCCGATCACCGCGGAGTTCCCGCTGTCCGAGGTCGCCGAGGCACACCGGTTGATGGCGAGTCGCGCCTCGACCGGCAAACTGGTGCTCGTGGTCAACGGCTGA
- a CDS encoding carotenoid oxygenase family protein: MAPSWLTAHEFGPGRIPAEAAFAPAGDRHGGDGYLMTYVYNADTDRSDLVIVDASELAAPPVATIHLPARVPYGFHGNWLADK; encoded by the coding sequence ATGGCCCCCTCCTGGCTCACGGCACACGAGTTCGGGCCGGGCCGCATTCCGGCCGAGGCCGCATTCGCACCCGCGGGCGACCGCCACGGCGGCGACGGCTATCTCATGACCTACGTCTACAACGCCGACACCGACCGGAGCGACCTCGTCATCGTCGACGCGTCCGAGCTGGCCGCGCCACCCGTGGCGACCATCCATCTACCCGCTCGGGTGCCCTACGGATTTCACGGAAACTGGCTGGCCGACAAATGA
- the ald gene encoding alanine dehydrogenase: MKIGIPREVKNHEYRVACTPAGAHELVSRGHEVYIETGAGLGSAFEDMAYAAVGARVLDTADQVWGTAEMVLKVKEPVAEEYSRMRAGQLLFTYLHLAASKACTDALLNSGITSIAYETVTGKDGSLPLLAPMSEVAGRLAPQAGAYHLMRSGGGRGVLMGGVPGARPAKVVVLGGGVSGSNAIAVAVGMHADVTVLDLNIARLRALDEQYRGQVRTIISNTFEVESLVREADLVIGAVLVPGAKAPTLVSNDLVAQMKPGSVLVDIAIDQGGCFADSRPTTHAEPTYQVHNSVFYCVANMPGAVPYTSTVALANATLPYAISLAERGWRDAVDADPGLAAGLSTYRGHLLSESVAAAHNYAAETLAAA, encoded by the coding sequence ATGAAGATCGGAATTCCCCGCGAGGTCAAAAACCACGAGTACCGGGTCGCATGCACACCCGCCGGTGCGCATGAGCTGGTTTCGCGCGGACACGAGGTGTACATCGAGACCGGTGCCGGGCTGGGGTCGGCGTTCGAGGATATGGCGTACGCGGCCGTCGGGGCGCGGGTGCTGGACACCGCCGATCAGGTATGGGGCACCGCGGAAATGGTGCTCAAGGTGAAAGAGCCGGTGGCCGAGGAGTATTCGCGCATGCGTGCGGGGCAGCTGCTGTTCACCTACCTGCATCTAGCGGCATCCAAGGCGTGTACTGACGCGCTGCTGAACTCCGGGATCACCTCGATCGCCTACGAGACCGTCACTGGCAAGGACGGATCGCTGCCGCTGCTGGCGCCGATGAGCGAGGTCGCGGGCCGGCTCGCGCCACAGGCCGGTGCTTATCATCTGATGCGCAGCGGCGGCGGTCGCGGCGTGCTGATGGGCGGCGTGCCGGGTGCTCGTCCGGCGAAGGTGGTCGTGCTGGGCGGCGGTGTCTCGGGGAGCAATGCGATCGCCGTCGCGGTCGGCATGCACGCGGATGTGACCGTGCTGGATCTGAATATCGCGCGCCTGCGTGCGCTGGACGAACAGTATCGCGGCCAAGTGCGGACCATCATCTCCAACACCTTCGAGGTGGAGAGTCTGGTCCGGGAGGCGGATTTGGTGATCGGTGCGGTGCTGGTCCCCGGTGCGAAGGCGCCGACGCTGGTGTCCAATGACCTTGTCGCACAGATGAAGCCGGGTTCGGTGCTGGTCGATATCGCCATCGATCAGGGCGGTTGCTTCGCGGATTCACGGCCGACCACCCATGCCGAGCCGACCTACCAGGTGCACAATTCGGTCTTCTACTGCGTCGCCAATATGCCCGGTGCGGTGCCGTACACCTCGACGGTCGCACTCGCCAATGCCACACTGCCATACGCGATTTCGCTCGCCGAGCGTGGCTGGCGCGATGCGGTCGACGCGGATCCGGGCCTGGCCGCCGGTCTGAGCACGTACCGCGGCCACCTGCTGTCCGAATCCGTTGCGGCGGCACACAATTACGCCGCCGAGACGTTGGCCGCCGCGTAA
- a CDS encoding Lrp/AsnC family transcriptional regulator has product MGPAVGAVRTAPRPTVQLDDIDRILLDQLARDGRMTNSALADVAGIAPSTCLGRVRSLVERGVIRGFHADIDPAALGRNLQAMIAVRVQANARPHLAEFGEQLAELDEVLNVYFIAGADDYLIHVATADTEGLRVFVLEHLSAHRAVASTETILIFEHVRPRTSPMA; this is encoded by the coding sequence ATCGGGCCGGCGGTCGGTGCTGTGCGGACAGCGCCTCGTCCGACGGTGCAGTTGGACGATATCGACCGGATTCTGCTCGATCAGCTCGCACGGGACGGGCGGATGACCAATAGTGCGCTCGCCGATGTCGCGGGGATCGCGCCGTCGACATGCCTGGGGCGGGTGCGGTCGCTGGTGGAGCGCGGCGTGATTCGCGGATTCCACGCCGATATCGATCCGGCAGCGCTCGGCCGGAATCTACAGGCCATGATCGCCGTTCGGGTGCAGGCCAATGCACGTCCGCACCTGGCCGAGTTCGGGGAGCAATTGGCCGAACTCGACGAGGTGCTGAACGTCTATTTCATCGCGGGCGCCGACGACTATCTGATCCATGTCGCCACGGCCGACACCGAGGGACTTCGGGTCTTCGTACTGGAACATCTGAGCGCGCATCGCGCGGTCGCCTCCACCGAGACGATCCTCATCTTCGAGCACGTGCGCCCGCGAACCAGCCCGATGGCTTAG
- a CDS encoding EamA family transporter, with protein MVGHSGVRAFSGPVPILSAAVLWGTTGTTSSLAPAGAPAAAIGSAGLVLGGLLLFLSNGQRLRCTRGEWWLVIVGALAVAGYPVTFYPAVARTGVAVATVIALGSAPVFAGLLAWVAGQGKPTRRWVGATAAAVLGCAVLVLGPEMTGGTAPVDLFGIVLAAFGGLTYSVYSLIGGRLIAYGHSSNAVMGAMFGIAGLLVLPVVLCTNTSWLHTGRGVAVALHLAVFTTFVAYRLFGYGLRHTTAQVATTLTLAEPAVAAVLGVVVVGERLPIVSWCGLAVLAFGLAFLTLGARDR; from the coding sequence GTGGTTGGACATTCGGGTGTTCGGGCGTTCAGTGGTCCGGTTCCCATCCTGAGCGCAGCGGTGCTGTGGGGGACCACCGGGACCACGAGTTCATTGGCTCCCGCGGGTGCGCCCGCTGCGGCGATCGGATCTGCCGGGTTGGTGCTCGGTGGGCTGTTGTTGTTCTTGTCCAATGGTCAGCGGTTGCGGTGCACGCGCGGCGAGTGGTGGTTGGTCATTGTCGGGGCGTTGGCGGTGGCGGGGTATCCGGTGACCTTCTATCCGGCCGTGGCGCGGACGGGTGTGGCCGTTGCCACCGTGATCGCCCTCGGTAGTGCGCCGGTTTTCGCCGGGCTATTGGCCTGGGTTGCCGGGCAGGGTAAACCGACCCGGCGGTGGGTCGGTGCCACCGCGGCGGCGGTACTCGGCTGTGCTGTCCTCGTGCTCGGGCCCGAAATGACCGGCGGGACCGCACCGGTCGACCTGTTCGGCATCGTGCTCGCCGCATTCGGTGGGCTCACCTATTCCGTCTATTCGCTGATCGGCGGCAGGCTCATCGCGTACGGCCATTCGTCGAATGCGGTGATGGGCGCGATGTTCGGCATTGCCGGATTGCTGGTGCTGCCGGTTGTGTTGTGCACCAACACATCCTGGCTGCACACCGGTCGCGGCGTCGCGGTGGCGCTGCACCTCGCGGTATTCACCACCTTCGTCGCCTACCGCCTGTTCGGTTACGGGCTGCGGCATACGACCGCACAGGTGGCGACGACATTGACGCTCGCCGAACCCGCCGTGGCGGCGGTGCTCGGTGTGGTCGTAGTGGGTGAGCGGTTGCCGATCGTGTCGTGGTGCGGGTTGGCCGTGCTGGCGTTCGGTCTCGCATTTCTGACACTCGGCGCGCGCGACCGCTGA
- a CDS encoding SRPBCC family protein, with product METMTIERVIAAPIDDVFDWLTNASNYTKARIVLRERLIRQGEQAPYGLGAVRILTWGIGWFRERITGYDAPHEFSYLVERSVPASRHEGGRLSFTEVDGGTRVTWTTTAEARLPFAAAWFTRVLAAPVILYSFGKVLDAAESALTQANR from the coding sequence ATGGAAACCATGACAATCGAACGCGTCATTGCGGCGCCGATCGATGATGTCTTCGACTGGCTGACCAATGCGAGCAACTACACGAAGGCACGAATTGTGCTGCGCGAGCGCTTGATACGCCAGGGCGAACAGGCGCCGTACGGACTCGGCGCCGTACGGATCCTGACATGGGGCATCGGCTGGTTCCGCGAACGCATCACCGGCTACGACGCACCGCACGAATTCAGCTACCTCGTCGAGCGCAGCGTTCCGGCGTCCCGGCATGAGGGCGGCCGACTGAGCTTCACCGAGGTCGACGGCGGCACACGGGTCACCTGGACCACCACCGCCGAAGCGCGCCTGCCCTTCGCCGCCGCCTGGTTCACCCGCGTGCTCGCCGCACCGGTGATCCTCTACTCCTTCGGCAAGGTGCTCGACGCCGCCGAATCCGCACTGACCCAAGCGAATCGGTAG
- a CDS encoding DJ-1/PfpI family protein gives MTSVLLITGDAAEDLEVMYPYQRLLEEGYEVHVAAPTVKKLQFVVHDFVDGFDTYTEKPGHTWSADIALADVDPSRYAALVLPGGRAPEYLRGDAECRRVVKHFVDEDKPIAALCHGPLILLAVGALNGRSSSAYPALAPDLNAVGANWEDSPAHIDGNIVTGRAWPDHPQWMRAFLEVLRAKAPAPGQ, from the coding sequence GTGACAAGCGTATTGCTGATCACCGGAGACGCGGCCGAAGACCTGGAAGTCATGTACCCGTACCAGCGGCTGCTCGAGGAGGGGTACGAGGTTCATGTGGCCGCCCCCACCGTCAAGAAGCTGCAGTTCGTCGTGCACGACTTCGTCGACGGTTTCGATACCTATACCGAGAAACCCGGACACACCTGGTCCGCCGATATCGCGCTGGCCGATGTCGATCCGAGTCGGTACGCGGCGTTGGTACTGCCCGGCGGACGGGCGCCGGAGTATCTGCGCGGCGATGCGGAGTGCCGCAGGGTCGTCAAACATTTCGTAGACGAGGACAAACCGATCGCGGCGCTGTGCCATGGTCCGCTGATTCTCCTTGCCGTCGGCGCGCTGAACGGTCGTTCGTCGAGCGCCTATCCAGCGTTGGCGCCGGACCTGAATGCCGTTGGCGCAAATTGGGAAGACAGTCCGGCCCATATCGACGGCAATATCGTGACGGGTCGCGCTTGGCCGGACCATCCGCAGTGGATGCGCGCATTCTTGGAGGTGTTGCGCGCCAAAGCGCCCGCCCCGGGTCAGTAG
- a CDS encoding amidase, with protein sequence MDLREVVSAGVWEQRQLLDQGVLTARELIEATLDGIDQAGELNAFTRVLHEQAITEAIERDQQDVAARGPLHGIPIAVKDEIDVAGVPTTFGTRANLTPAVADAEVVRRLRAAGAVIVGKTTMPEFGQWPYTESTTYGLTRNPWDRTRSTGGSSGGSAAAVAAGLVPAALGGDGGGSIRIPAACCGLFGLKTQRGRVPTAPNEHLWWALGVLGPLTRSVLDSAIVYDVIRGATPTDRFHAPDPELSFEEAARRTPTSLRIGYTTKSQTMLAKAVPEHVRAVHDTAELLVQLGHTVIEIDPHYPDFTFAFYPQFYGGVRAEIPLVDHPERLERRTRQNLMLGSWARRPVVEWAMRRGEALARKADRIFDKCDLLLTPTIAHRPPRVGILDNANPVRAQLASVPMVAFTGFWNVTGHPAASLPAGMASDGLPLAVQLVGPANGETTILSVAAQLEQIRPHPRPA encoded by the coding sequence ATGGATCTTCGCGAGGTCGTGTCCGCGGGTGTGTGGGAGCAGCGACAGCTGCTGGATCAAGGGGTGCTGACGGCCCGTGAACTGATCGAGGCGACCCTCGACGGGATCGACCAGGCGGGCGAGCTCAATGCCTTCACTCGCGTCCTGCACGAGCAAGCCATCACCGAAGCCATCGAACGCGATCAGCAGGACGTCGCGGCGCGCGGACCGCTGCATGGCATCCCGATCGCGGTGAAGGACGAGATCGACGTGGCGGGCGTCCCGACCACCTTCGGCACCCGCGCGAACCTCACCCCGGCGGTCGCCGATGCCGAGGTGGTGCGGCGGCTCCGGGCGGCGGGTGCGGTCATCGTCGGCAAGACCACCATGCCGGAGTTCGGACAGTGGCCCTACACCGAATCCACCACCTACGGGCTGACCCGCAATCCGTGGGACAGGACCCGCTCGACCGGCGGTTCCAGCGGTGGTTCCGCCGCGGCGGTCGCGGCGGGGCTGGTGCCCGCCGCACTCGGTGGTGACGGCGGCGGCTCGATCCGGATTCCCGCGGCCTGCTGCGGACTCTTCGGCCTGAAGACCCAGCGCGGACGGGTGCCGACGGCACCGAACGAACATTTGTGGTGGGCGTTGGGCGTCCTCGGCCCGCTCACCCGGAGCGTGCTGGATTCGGCGATCGTCTACGACGTCATCCGCGGCGCCACACCGACCGACCGCTTCCACGCCCCCGATCCGGAGCTGTCGTTCGAGGAGGCCGCCCGGCGCACACCGACCAGCCTGCGCATCGGCTACACCACGAAATCACAGACGATGCTCGCGAAGGCGGTTCCCGAACATGTGCGCGCGGTGCACGACACCGCCGAACTTCTTGTCCAACTGGGCCATACGGTCATCGAGATCGATCCGCACTATCCCGATTTCACGTTCGCCTTCTATCCGCAGTTCTACGGGGGCGTGCGCGCGGAGATCCCACTCGTCGATCATCCGGAACGGCTCGAACGCCGTACTCGCCAAAACCTGATGCTCGGTTCCTGGGCTCGTCGGCCGGTCGTCGAATGGGCCATGCGTCGCGGCGAAGCCTTGGCGCGCAAGGCCGATCGCATTTTCGACAAGTGCGACCTGCTGCTGACCCCCACCATCGCGCACCGTCCGCCGCGGGTCGGCATCCTCGACAATGCGAACCCTGTCCGCGCACAACTCGCCTCGGTCCCCATGGTCGCCTTCACCGGATTCTGGAATGTGACCGGGCATCCCGCCGCCTCACTACCCGCGGGCATGGCGAGCGATGGGCTCCCGCTGGCGGTCCAACTGGTCGGACCGGCGAATGGCGAGACCACCATTCTTTCCGTCGCCGCCCAACTCGAACAGATTCGCCCGCACCCCCGTCCCGCGTAG
- the rbsD gene encoding D-ribose pyranase — protein sequence MRTSGLIHAGLLAALTALRHTDLFAVSDSGLPTPVGVPVIDLGISYGFPRFEPILDLILDEVTVEAAWGSRDVADQNPEAAALLSGRLNAELIDHDDFKQRIGACRFVVRTGEARPYANVLLRAGVPWL from the coding sequence TTGCGCACCAGCGGACTCATTCACGCCGGATTGCTCGCCGCGCTCACGGCGCTGCGCCATACCGACCTCTTCGCCGTCAGCGACTCCGGTCTGCCGACACCCGTCGGCGTGCCGGTCATCGACCTTGGCATCAGCTACGGATTCCCCCGGTTCGAGCCCATCCTCGACCTGATTCTCGATGAGGTGACTGTCGAAGCCGCCTGGGGCAGCCGCGACGTCGCGGACCAGAATCCGGAGGCCGCGGCCCTGCTCAGCGGCCGCCTGAACGCGGAGTTGATCGACCACGACGACTTCAAACAGCGCATCGGGGCCTGTCGGTTCGTGGTGCGCACCGGTGAGGCCCGGCCGTATGCCAATGTGTTGCTGCGGGCCGGGGTGCCGTGGCTGTAG
- a CDS encoding ribokinase, which produces MTVVVLGSVNQDIVCEVEQLPRPGETVLALRSRTNLGGKGSNQAVAAARAGGRVEFIARIGRDADPGLRKSLREYGVELTALREVRDARTGTAYITVADGENQIVVDPGANFRWESEPELDTMAEADLLRSAEVVVAQLEVPPNVVEWAARRARRFVLNAAPATALPDELLRRCHPLIVNESELSALTGTTARTPEQAFHLARSLCLRGVESVVATLGAAGSVWAHRCDVPAPVAGGYQAAPQVNSVDSTGAGDAFVGALATALADGMPLGGAVAYATAAGALAVQTPGTHASYPTGDQIVTALAAIPVAQPLV; this is translated from the coding sequence GTGACGGTTGTCGTCCTCGGCTCGGTCAACCAGGACATCGTCTGTGAGGTGGAACAGCTGCCACGGCCCGGCGAAACCGTGCTGGCACTACGCTCGCGAACCAACCTGGGCGGCAAGGGTTCCAATCAGGCCGTCGCGGCGGCACGAGCGGGCGGCCGGGTCGAATTCATCGCCAGAATCGGTCGTGACGCCGATCCCGGACTGCGGAAATCGTTGCGCGAGTATGGTGTCGAGCTCACCGCACTGCGTGAGGTGCGGGACGCGCGGACCGGCACCGCCTATATCACCGTCGCCGATGGCGAGAACCAGATCGTGGTCGATCCCGGCGCCAACTTCCGCTGGGAATCCGAGCCCGAACTCGACACGATGGCCGAGGCCGATTTGCTGCGGTCGGCGGAAGTTGTTGTCGCACAGTTGGAAGTGCCGCCGAATGTGGTCGAATGGGCCGCGCGGCGGGCGCGCCGGTTCGTTCTCAATGCCGCGCCGGCGACGGCGCTGCCGGATGAGCTGCTGCGCCGCTGCCATCCGCTGATCGTCAACGAATCCGAACTGTCGGCATTGACCGGGACCACAGCGCGGACCCCCGAACAGGCATTCCACCTGGCCCGTTCACTCTGCCTGCGCGGGGTGGAGTCCGTCGTCGCCACCTTGGGCGCCGCCGGGTCGGTCTGGGCGCACCGCTGCGATGTGCCGGCACCGGTTGCGGGCGGATATCAGGCCGCGCCACAGGTGAATTCGGTCGATTCCACCGGCGCCGGCGATGCCTTCGTCGGCGCGCTGGCCACCGCACTCGCCGATGGTATGCCGCTCGGCGGCGCCGTGGCCTACGCCACCGCGGCCGGTGCGCTCGCCGTCCAGACGCCGGGAACCCACGCGTCCTACCCCACCGGGGACCAGATCGTCACCGCGCTCGCGGCCATACCCGTGGCCCAGCCACTCGTCTGA
- a CDS encoding ATP-binding cassette domain-containing protein, with product MTIPLLEARELTKSFDSVRALAGVSLTIPEGEVTALVGDNGAGKSTLVRCLTGVQAPDTGQILFNGEPVRLRSPEDARKMGIETVYQDLALIDDLAVWQNLFLNRELVYPLGIVNRRAMIARSGEILRDLDVDVPSVRTTVRRMSGGQRQSIAIARAVAWGKSMVIMDEPTAALGVRETAAVEKLVRGLRERGITVLIISHDLAQVMRICDNVVVLRRGRSVAAHRINEVDGDRLVALITGAAPGNLEITANGAES from the coding sequence ATGACGATTCCATTGCTGGAGGCGCGCGAGCTCACCAAGTCCTTCGACTCGGTGCGCGCGCTGGCCGGGGTCTCGCTGACGATTCCCGAGGGCGAGGTCACCGCGCTGGTCGGCGATAACGGCGCGGGCAAGTCGACATTGGTGCGCTGCCTGACCGGCGTGCAGGCACCGGATACCGGACAGATCCTGTTCAACGGCGAACCGGTGCGCCTGCGCTCGCCGGAGGACGCGCGCAAGATGGGCATCGAGACCGTATATCAGGATCTCGCCCTCATCGACGATCTGGCCGTGTGGCAGAACCTGTTTCTCAACCGCGAGTTGGTATATCCGCTCGGCATCGTCAACCGCAGGGCGATGATCGCCCGCAGCGGCGAGATCCTGCGCGATCTGGATGTCGATGTGCCTTCGGTGCGCACCACCGTGCGCCGGATGAGCGGCGGTCAACGTCAGAGCATCGCCATCGCCCGTGCGGTGGCCTGGGGCAAATCCATGGTGATCATGGACGAGCCGACCGCCGCGCTCGGCGTGCGGGAGACCGCGGCGGTCGAGAAGCTGGTGCGCGGCCTGCGCGAACGCGGGATCACCGTATTGATCATCAGCCACGATCTGGCACAGGTGATGCGGATCTGTGACAACGTGGTGGTGCTGCGGCGCGGTAGATCCGTTGCGGCACATAGGATCAATGAGGTGGACGGCGATCGGCTGGTCGCCCTGATCACCGGTGCGGCACCCGGCAATCTGGAGATCACCGCGAACGGAGCCGAGTCGTGA
- a CDS encoding ABC transporter permease, with amino-acid sequence MTAEATEELRAREGRTEILAKVAEFAAPLALVVLWVAFFIATPNFLTADNIGDLLVASTILTVLALGQQFAITVGGIDLSVGANLPWAAAVLGYLASHGYPMAVAIGAAVLSGLAVGVVNGVLIGRLHMTDFVVTLGMLSVLNGITLLLTHGNTEAVSSRFLQRLALDGIGPVRWFWLLALLAALVVAGIIFRTRIGTHLLATGGRLEAARDTGISVNRIRLFAYAMSGLLCGIAGVMLVARNGGADPSLQTTYLLSSIAAVVLGGSSLSGGKASVLGTVCGAVLFTSLINGFTILGISQYYQPVAVGAVLLLAAGIARFRK; translated from the coding sequence GTGACCGCAGAGGCAACCGAAGAACTCCGCGCGCGTGAGGGGCGCACGGAGATCCTCGCCAAGGTCGCCGAATTCGCGGCACCGCTCGCCCTGGTCGTTTTGTGGGTGGCGTTCTTCATCGCCACCCCGAACTTCCTGACGGCGGACAATATCGGCGATCTGCTGGTCGCCTCGACCATCCTCACCGTGCTCGCGCTCGGTCAGCAGTTCGCGATCACCGTCGGCGGCATCGACCTGTCGGTCGGCGCGAATCTGCCATGGGCGGCAGCAGTTCTCGGCTATCTCGCCAGCCACGGCTACCCGATGGCAGTCGCCATCGGGGCCGCAGTCCTCAGCGGGTTGGCGGTCGGCGTCGTCAACGGTGTGCTGATCGGCCGACTGCATATGACCGATTTCGTGGTCACGCTCGGCATGCTGAGCGTGCTCAACGGCATCACCCTGCTGTTGACGCACGGCAATACCGAGGCCGTGAGTTCCCGCTTCCTGCAACGGCTCGCGCTCGACGGCATCGGACCGGTGCGCTGGTTCTGGCTGCTGGCACTGCTCGCCGCACTGGTCGTGGCGGGCATCATCTTCCGCACCCGGATCGGCACCCATCTGCTCGCCACCGGCGGACGACTCGAGGCCGCGCGCGACACCGGTATCTCGGTGAACCGCATCCGGCTGTTCGCCTATGCCATGTCCGGATTGCTGTGCGGCATAGCCGGTGTCATGCTGGTCGCCCGCAACGGCGGCGCGGATCCGTCGCTGCAGACCACCTACCTGCTGAGCTCGATCGCCGCGGTGGTGCTCGGCGGTTCGTCATTGTCCGGCGGCAAGGCGTCGGTGCTCGGCACCGTCTGCGGTGCGGTGCTGTTCACCTCGCTGATCAACGGGTTCACCATTCTCGGCATCTCGCAGTACTACCAGCCGGTCGCCGTCGGCGCGGTGCTGCTGCTGGCCGCCGGTATCGCCCGCTTCCGAAAGTAG